The Flavobacterium piscisymbiosum genome includes a region encoding these proteins:
- a CDS encoding PorP/SprF family type IX secretion system membrane protein, translating into MKLYIKSLETYFILICSFITFCASAQQDPEYTQYMYNTMSVNPAYAGSTGTLEATLLGRSQWVGIDGAPETQSFSIHSPLRNENIGLGLSVVNDKIGPSNELYLDGNFAYSIPLGYDKRLAFGLKAGMRMLNVDWSKGRYYNNNDVLLNQNIDNQMKLAVGAGVYYYTDKWYVGFSIPSFIQNNYYDDVQESIDYDRLHYYLMGGYVFDLNPNLKFKPAFLVKAVSGAPLTADISANFMIAEKFVIGGSYRTDDSVSILAGFQISRSFYVGYAFDYTVSDLNKYNDGTHEIILRYQFTKNQSKIKSPRFF; encoded by the coding sequence ATGAAACTATATATAAAATCATTAGAAACGTATTTTATTTTAATATGTTCTTTTATCACATTTTGTGCCAGTGCACAACAAGATCCGGAGTACACACAATATATGTACAACACAATGTCGGTAAATCCTGCTTATGCAGGATCTACCGGAACATTAGAAGCAACACTTTTGGGACGTTCTCAATGGGTAGGAATAGACGGAGCACCAGAAACACAATCATTTTCTATACACTCACCGCTTAGAAACGAGAATATTGGTTTAGGACTAAGTGTCGTAAATGACAAAATTGGTCCATCAAACGAATTGTATCTGGACGGAAACTTTGCGTATTCAATTCCTTTAGGATATGATAAAAGATTAGCGTTTGGTCTTAAAGCAGGTATGAGAATGTTAAATGTAGATTGGTCTAAGGGAAGATATTATAATAATAATGATGTTTTGTTAAATCAAAACATTGATAATCAAATGAAATTAGCTGTTGGAGCCGGAGTTTACTATTATACAGATAAATGGTATGTAGGTTTCTCAATTCCAAGCTTTATTCAAAATAATTATTACGACGATGTTCAGGAATCTATAGATTACGATCGTTTGCATTATTATTTAATGGGAGGTTATGTTTTTGATTTGAATCCGAATTTAAAGTTTAAACCGGCATTTTTAGTAAAAGCAGTAAGCGGAGCGCCACTTACAGCTGATATATCGGCAAACTTTATGATTGCAGAGAAATTTGTAATTGGAGGATCTTATCGAACAGATGATTCTGTGAGCATATTGGCGGGTTTTCAAATATCCAGAAGTTTTTATGTCGGATATGCTTTTGATTACACGGTTAGTGATTTGAACAAATACAATGACGGAACGCACGAAATCATCTTGCGTTATCAA